A single genomic interval of Oryza sativa Japonica Group chromosome 7, ASM3414082v1 harbors:
- the LOC136357532 gene encoding myricetin 3-O-rhamnoside 1,2-glucosyltransferase UGT709G2-like has protein sequence MAAAAAAAHVLVFPAPGQGHINCMMHFATGLVGAGLHVTFLHTDHSLRRLGGAAAAGGADSPRLRFMSIPDGLPDDHPRAVGDIVELLESLRTNGSVPYRSLLASLVRAGDDGASSGGFPPVTCVVADGSMPFAADVAEEIGVPSLVFRTASACSVLAYLSVDRLFELGEVVLFPADGDLDEPVRGVPGMESFLRRRDLPGNFRNCTEDQNDPIVQMLIEVTAHSRGARAVVLNTAASMEGPALAHVAPRMRDVFAIGPLHAMFPVPAAAGSLWRADDGCVAWLDGQPDRSVVYVSLGSFAVISLEQFTEFLHGLVAAGYPFLWVLRPDMVGASQSAGALREAVAAAEKNNKARVVGWAPQRDVLRHRAVGCFLTHAGWNSTLEAAGEGVPTVCWPFFADQQINSRFVGAVWGTGLDMKDVCDAAVVERMVREAMESGEIRASAQALAREVRQDVADGGSSAAEFERLVGFIKELSNQHDGQFIQA, from the coding sequence atggcggcggcagcggcggcggcgcacgtgcTCGTCTTCCCGGCGCCCGGGCAGGGCCACATCAACTGCATGATGCACTTCGCCAccggcctcgtcggcgccggtcTTCACGTCACCTTCCTCCACACCGACCacagcctccgccgcctcggtggcgccgcggccgccggcggcgccgactcGCCGCGGCTCCGGTTCATGTCCATCCCCGACGGCCTCCCCGACGACCACCCGCGCGCCGTCGGCGACATCGTGGAGCTCCTCGAGTCGCTGCGGACCAACGGCAGCGTCCCGTACCGCTCCTTGCTCGCTTCGCTCGTACGCGCAGGGGACGACGGCGCCTCCTCCGGCGGCTTCCCTCCGGTGACctgcgtcgtcgccgacggcagcatgccgttcgccgccgacgtcgccgaggAGATCGGCGTCCCGTCGCTGGTCTTCCGCACGGCCAGCGCGTGCAGCGTACTGGCCTACTTGTCAGTCGACAGGCTGTTCGAGCTCGGTGAGGTCGTCCTGTTCCCGGCCGACGGCGACCTCGACGAGCCGGTGCGCGGCGTTCCGGGCATGGAGAGCTTCCTGCGCCGGCGAGATCTTCCTGGCAACTTCCGGAACTGCACCGAGGACCAGAACGACCCCATCGTGCAGATGCTCATCGAGGTCACCGCGCAcagccgcggggcgcgggcGGTCGTGCTCAACACGGCCGCGTCCATGGAGGGGCCAGCGCTCGCGCACGTCGCGCCGCGCATGCGCGACGTCTTCGCCATCGGCCCTCTCCACGCCATGTTCCCGGTGCCGGCGGCCGCGGGCAGCCTGTGGCGCGCGGACGACGGCTGCGTGGCGTGGCTCGACGGGCAGCCGGACCGATCAGTCGTGTACGTGAGCCTAGGCAGCTTCGCCGTCATCTCGCTGGAGCAGTTCACGGAGTTCCTCCAcgggctcgtcgccgccggctacCCATTCCTCTGGGTGCTCCGGCCGGACATGGTCGGGGCGAGTCAGAGCGCCGGCGCCCTCCGCGaagccgtcgcggcggcggagaagaacAACAAGGCGCGCGTCGTGGGGTGGGCGCCGCAGCGGGACGTGCTGCGCCACCGCGCCGTGGGGTGCTTCCTGACGCACGCCGGGTGGAACTCGACGCtggaggccgccggcgagggcgtgCCGACGGTGTGCTGGCCGTTCTTCGCCGACCAGCAGATCAACAGCCGGTTCGTCGGCGCCGTGTGGGGGACGGGGCTGGACATGAAGGACGTgtgcgacgccgccgtcgtggagAGGATGGTGAGGGAGGCGATGGAGTCCGGCGAGATCAGGGCGTCGGCGCAGGCGCTGGCGCGCGAGGTGAGGCAGGACGTCGCCGATGgcggctcgtcggcggcggagttCGAGCGGCTCGTCGGGTTCATCAAGGAGCTCAGCAATCAGCATGATGGACAGTTCATACAAGCTTAA